A region of the Myxococcaceae bacterium JPH2 genome:
ACCTTGCGCGGCGGCCGATAGAAGTAATCGCGGGCCTTGGGGGCCATCGCCTTACCGCCACCCACCCAGTGGGAAGCGCGGATGGAACCCTGACGAGCGCGGCCGGTGCCCTTCTGCTTCCAGGGCTTCTTGCCGCCGCCGCTGACCAGCGAGGTGTTCTTCACCCCGACCGTGCCCCGACGCCGGTTGATCTGCTGCATCTTCGCCACCTCGTAGAAGAGGTGGGTGTTCGGCTCGGCGCCAAAGATCTCGTCGGAGAGCTCGATCTCCGAAATCTTCTTCAAATCCAGGTCGACTACGTCAAACTTCGCCATGGCACTTTCCTCGGGGGGTCGAAGTGAAACCACTCCGACGCCTCCCCGCTTCCTAGGACTTGATCTCGACGTCAACGCCGGCCGACAGATCCAGCTTCATGAGCGCGTCCAGCGTCTGCTGGGTAGGCTCGAGGATATCGAGCAGACGCTTGTGGGTGCGGATCTCGAACTGCTCGCGGCTCTTCTTGTCCACGTGCGGCGACCGCAGCACCGTGAACT
Encoded here:
- the rplD gene encoding 50S ribosomal protein L4: MAKFDVVDLDLKKISEIELSDEIFGAEPNTHLFYEVAKMQQINRRRGTVGVKNTSLVSGGGKKPWKQKGTGRARQGSIRASHWVGGGKAMAPKARDYFYRPPRKVRRGALRAVLSLRAREKQLIILDGFKLDAPKSKQAFEALTKRMKLQNALVIDDRGNTNLHRSVRNLAKFDVLPPEGLNLESVLRHSHLVLTSAAAKALEGALS
- the rpsJ gene encoding 30S ribosomal protein S10 is translated as MATQKIRIRLKAYDSKLLDQSAGEIVETAKRTGAKVAGPIPLPTRINKFTVLRSPHVDKKSREQFEIRTHKRLLDILEPTQQTLDALMKLDLSAGVDVEIKS